The Acidobacteriota bacterium genomic sequence TTGACAGCGCACGTTCCACGCCTAGAATGTTTCAAACATTTTAGGCGTTGGTTGTTTTAAACATACAACGGAGAAATGGAGCGGCAGCAAACGAACATGACGCAATGGTTCACATCCAACGAAGTGGTGGAGCTCACCGGCATCACGCCGCGGCAACTGCAGTGGTGGGATGAGCGCGGCATCGTGAGTCCGGAGCGCGAAGGCCACCGCCGGCTGTATTCGCTGGACGATGTGGCCGAGGTCGCCGTCATCGTGGAACTGCGCGACAAGGGATTCTCGTTGCAGCGCGTGCGCAAGGTGATGCGCTTCCTGCAGCGCGAGCTGGGCAAGCGGCTGGTGGAGACTGTGAGCGGCGACTCCGACTACCACCTGCTCACCGACGGCAAGACGATCTACCTGGAGCACTCGGCAAAGGAGATCGTGGACCTGCTGAAAAACGCGCGGCAGCCGATGCTGGCCATCGGGTTGAGCGACGCGGTGAAGCAGGTGCACGCAGAAATAAAGGGATTGAAGAAGGCAAGCGCGTCGGCGGGAGAAGAGAGACCGCGCCGGCGGCGGAGAGTGTGAGGGCGCTCCACATAAGTAAGCGGCGAGCAGCATGGGCATCATATCCGTTGTCATCGAAGGGCGTTCCACGGAGGTGAGATGGTCGCGGAACTCAACATCCTGAGCGAATGGATCCCGGAGCAGATGGGGCCGGGAACGCTGTTCGTGCTGGAGAATGCCGGTGACGTGGGCGAGAACGACGACCCGTACTGGGCCGTGCTGTCTTGTCCGGAGTGCGGAACGCTGGGACTGATCACGCGTAAGCAGGTGGTCGGACTGATCCCTGTGATCTGCGGGTCCGATAGCTGCCCCGCGCAGTTCTTCATCAAGGACGAAGAGATCAAGGTCCGGAAGTCGAGTTAGCGGCGTCCGGCTGAATCCGAGTGGTCGCGCGGAGACGGGCAGAAGCCCGTTTGGAAGCGAGCGCGTCTCCGCCCGGTAACCCCCGTAGTAACCGCACCTGCCAAACCTGCGACCTTTCCTGCCTGCTAGAATCTTCTTGCTAGAAACCCAACGTAAATGCCCGCAAAAGCCCCATTCACGGATGTGGAGACGGCGCTCGAGGAGATTCGCGCCGGGCGGATGATCGTGGTCGTGGACGATGAAGACCGCGAGAACGAAGGCGACCTCACCATGGCCGCCGAGAAGATCACGCCCGAAACCATCAACTTCATGGCCAAGTTCGGCCGCGGCTTGGTGTGCGTGGCGATGACGCAAGAGCGGCTCAACCACATGCGCATCGGGCCGATGACAGCGGAGAACACCTCGCAATACGGCACCGCATTCTGCGAGGCGGTAGACGCGCGTGACGGCGTGACGACGGGCATCTCGGCGCACGACCGGGCGCGGACCATCCAGGTAGCGATCGATCCAAAGTCGCGCCCGGGCGACCTCGTCCGGCCCGGGCACATGTTCCCACTGCGCGCGCGCAAGGGTGGCGTGCTGGTGCGGGCGGGGCAGACGGAAGCGTCGGTGGATCTGGCGCGCCTTGCCGGGATGATCCCGGCAGGCGTGATCTGCGAGATCATGAACGAAGACGGCAGCATGGCGCGCGTACCCGACCTGGTAAAGTTCTGCGCGCAACACGATCTCAAGATGCTGACGGTGGCGGAGCTCATCCGCTATCGCATGCAGCACGAGCGCTACGTGCATCGCGTGGGCGAGGCGCTGCTGCCCACCGCCTACGGCGAGTTCCGCATGATCGCCTACGAGAGCCAGCTCGATGGCGAGTCGCACGTGGCGCTGATCAAGGGTGACGTGGAGCACGCGGGCTCGGAACCGGTGCTGGTGCGCATGCACTCGCATTGTCTCGTGGGCGACGTGTTTGGCGCGACCTGGTGCGATTGCCACGCGGTCATCGCGCGCTCGCTCGAGATGAT encodes the following:
- a CDS encoding MerR family transcriptional regulator yields the protein MERQQTNMTQWFTSNEVVELTGITPRQLQWWDERGIVSPEREGHRRLYSLDDVAEVAVIVELRDKGFSLQRVRKVMRFLQRELGKRLVETVSGDSDYHLLTDGKTIYLEHSAKEIVDLLKNARQPMLAIGLSDAVKQVHAEIKGLKKASASAGEERPRRRRRV
- the ribB gene encoding 3,4-dihydroxy-2-butanone-4-phosphate synthase, which encodes MPAKAPFTDVETALEEIRAGRMIVVVDDEDRENEGDLTMAAEKITPETINFMAKFGRGLVCVAMTQERLNHMRIGPMTAENTSQYGTAFCEAVDARDGVTTGISAHDRARTIQVAIDPKSRPGDLVRPGHMFPLRARKGGVLVRAGQTEASVDLARLAGMIPAGVICEIMNEDGSMARVPDLVKFCAQHDLKMLTVAELIRYRMQHERYVHRVGEALLPTAYGEFRMIAYESQLDGESHVALIKGDVEHAGSEPVLVRMHSHCLVGDVFGATWCDCHAVIARSLEMIAEAGRGALIYLHQTGKGFSIEKVDDKNTLAFHRDVREPAHPEHQRKTQREVGIGAQILSDLNLHRVRLLTNHPRKIAALEGFTIEIVEQVPVKVRQRA